The following coding sequences are from one Arthrobacter sp. PvP023 window:
- a CDS encoding non-ribosomal peptide synthetase: MIPAHPLASPEAGPDRGLASFAANLARHGDRPAVLTGAGSLSYRELAERVDAAAARLGPVRRLALLAAQNDLDSLVAYLAALSSGHPLILVPADKPGSVDSIAAAYRADVVLRSGDGAGRPAVEEVRPSTSHELHPDLALLLSTSGSTGSPKLVRLSHANLQSNAESIAEYLGIRSEDRAATTLPMSYCYGLSVINSHLARGAALVLTDLSVVDPCFWDLFAARGATSFAAVPYTFELLDRVGFTGMDLPHLRYVTQAGGRLAPEHVREFSRLGRRRGWDLFVMYGATEATARMAYLPPELAETTPETIGIPVPGGAFRIDPVPGLDDGELVYTGPNVMLGYAESPEDLSAGRTVTELRTGDLARQHPTGIYEIVGRRSRFVKVVGLRVDLGQVERILAGLGVSGACAGSDDGLVAAVEGDHDERLLGKVLAQSLGLPRGSVDVHAVENLPRLGSGKVDYPAILELAAERAAPAPAENASASAPDEGPADVRRIFAEQLELDDVADDSTFVTLGGDSLSYVAVSVRLEKALGDLPPDWHVRTVRELTNPELMNPGKPPRQRRGRFFAPLETGIVLRALAIVFIVSTHVGLFSWQGTAHVLMAVAGFNFARFQLAGERLPRLRRQLRSLGRVVVPSVVFIGAAYLLTDRYSLANVLLLNAIIGPEEVTTQWHFWFVEVLVYILSAAAALLAVPWADRAERRFPWTFPLLLTGVGLLERFELVDPDVPNTGPVLWLFALGWASARSHGLLQRLAVTAITVLTVPGFFDNPNREATLVAGVLLLIWLPSIPVPARLHRFMGLLAASSLYAYLTHWLVYPLLVGVSPALAVVASLAAGVAYWALSMRVMAALRRWKKTRLEKGPQDDCPRRAPDRNQGSGWRGPGSRYRRC, from the coding sequence ATGATTCCTGCCCACCCCCTTGCGAGCCCTGAAGCAGGGCCGGACCGTGGCCTGGCCTCCTTCGCTGCCAACCTCGCCCGGCACGGTGACCGTCCTGCCGTCCTGACGGGCGCGGGGTCCCTCTCCTACCGCGAACTCGCCGAGCGCGTCGATGCGGCGGCGGCCCGCTTGGGTCCCGTGCGGCGCCTCGCGTTGCTGGCCGCTCAGAACGACCTGGATTCGCTGGTTGCCTACCTGGCAGCCCTTTCCTCCGGCCACCCGCTCATCCTGGTTCCCGCGGACAAACCGGGCTCCGTTGACTCCATCGCAGCTGCCTACAGAGCCGACGTAGTCCTCCGGTCCGGAGACGGTGCCGGCCGCCCGGCCGTCGAAGAAGTGCGGCCCAGCACATCGCACGAACTCCATCCCGACCTCGCCCTGCTCCTGAGCACCTCGGGATCCACCGGCTCGCCAAAACTCGTGCGCCTCTCGCACGCCAATCTGCAATCGAACGCGGAGTCCATCGCCGAATACCTGGGCATCCGTTCGGAGGACCGTGCAGCTACCACCCTGCCAATGTCCTACTGCTACGGGCTTTCCGTCATCAACAGCCACCTGGCACGCGGTGCCGCGCTGGTGCTCACGGATCTGTCCGTCGTCGACCCGTGCTTCTGGGACCTTTTTGCCGCCCGCGGTGCGACATCCTTTGCAGCAGTCCCCTACACCTTTGAGCTTTTGGACCGCGTCGGTTTCACCGGGATGGATTTGCCGCACCTGCGGTATGTGACGCAGGCCGGCGGGAGGCTCGCCCCAGAGCACGTGCGGGAGTTCTCGCGGCTGGGCCGGCGGCGGGGCTGGGACCTGTTTGTGATGTACGGCGCCACTGAAGCAACGGCCCGAATGGCGTACCTACCTCCGGAACTGGCAGAAACCACTCCGGAAACCATCGGCATCCCCGTACCGGGCGGCGCGTTCCGGATAGACCCGGTTCCGGGCCTGGACGACGGCGAGCTCGTGTACACCGGCCCGAACGTGATGCTCGGCTACGCAGAAAGCCCGGAGGACCTCTCAGCGGGCCGGACAGTCACCGAACTTCGGACCGGCGACCTGGCACGGCAGCATCCCACCGGCATCTACGAGATCGTGGGACGGCGGAGCCGGTTCGTCAAGGTGGTCGGGCTGCGGGTGGATCTCGGGCAGGTGGAGCGGATCCTTGCCGGGCTCGGCGTCTCCGGGGCCTGCGCGGGATCCGACGACGGCCTGGTGGCCGCCGTGGAAGGCGACCACGATGAACGGCTGCTGGGCAAGGTCCTCGCGCAAAGCCTGGGCCTGCCCCGAGGGTCCGTCGACGTGCACGCCGTGGAGAACCTGCCCCGGCTTGGGAGCGGAAAGGTGGACTATCCCGCCATCCTGGAGCTCGCCGCCGAGCGGGCCGCCCCTGCACCCGCAGAGAACGCGTCCGCGTCCGCGCCGGACGAGGGACCGGCGGACGTCCGGAGGATCTTCGCGGAACAGCTGGAACTCGACGACGTCGCGGACGACAGCACGTTCGTCACCCTCGGCGGTGACTCGCTGTCCTACGTGGCCGTCTCCGTGCGGCTGGAAAAAGCCCTCGGCGACCTCCCGCCGGACTGGCATGTCCGCACGGTCCGCGAACTCACGAACCCCGAACTCATGAACCCCGGTAAGCCCCCGCGGCAAAGGCGTGGGCGGTTCTTTGCCCCGCTGGAAACCGGCATTGTCCTGAGGGCCCTCGCGATCGTGTTCATCGTCAGCACCCACGTTGGCCTTTTCAGCTGGCAGGGCACCGCGCATGTGCTGATGGCCGTCGCCGGGTTCAACTTTGCCCGCTTCCAGCTCGCCGGAGAACGGCTGCCCCGCCTTCGCCGCCAGCTGCGCAGCCTCGGCAGGGTTGTTGTCCCCAGCGTCGTCTTCATTGGCGCGGCCTACCTGCTCACCGACCGGTACAGCCTCGCCAACGTCCTGCTCCTCAACGCCATCATCGGTCCGGAAGAGGTGACCACACAGTGGCACTTCTGGTTCGTGGAGGTGTTGGTGTACATCCTTTCCGCGGCAGCCGCCTTGCTGGCCGTTCCTTGGGCGGACCGCGCGGAGCGGCGCTTCCCGTGGACTTTCCCCCTGCTGCTGACCGGGGTCGGGCTGCTGGAACGCTTTGAACTGGTGGACCCCGACGTGCCCAACACCGGGCCGGTACTGTGGCTGTTCGCACTCGGCTGGGCATCGGCACGTTCGCACGGCCTCCTCCAGCGACTCGCCGTCACCGCAATCACGGTCCTCACGGTCCCGGGCTTCTTTGACAACCCGAACCGTGAGGCGACACTCGTTGCCGGCGTCCTCCTGCTCATCTGGCTCCCCAGCATCCCCGTCCCCGCCCGCCTGCACCGCTTCATGGGCCTGCTGGCTGCCTCCTCGCTGTACGCCTACCTCACACATTGGCTGGTTTACCCGCTGCTGGTCGGCGTTAGCCCTGCTTTGGCGGTGGTCGCTTCGCTTGCCGCCGGAGTGGCGTACTGGGCGCTTTCAATGCGCGTGATGGCGGCGTTGCGCCGGTGGAAGAAGACCCGGCTCGAGAAGGGACCCCAGGATGATTGTCCTAGGCGGGCGCCTGACCGGAACCAAGGTTCCGGGTGGCGGGGCCCTGGATCACGGTACCGTCGGTGCTGA
- a CDS encoding FAD-dependent oxidoreductase encodes MTEQLAGRRGSLWAATGRPTQYAGLSEAIDVDVAVIGGGIAGLTAALALKRAGQAVAVLEAARVGTGVTGNTTGKVTSLHRLAYTELAGRHGPEAARIYGQANEAAIEHVAVTVANEGIDCGFRWVSNYTYAESERTLALVREEAALAGRFGLPASFTTEVPLPFRVNGAVRFDNQAQLHALRYVQGLARAVDGDGSFVFEDSPATGFRDGSPAVVDTERGAVRAKEIIVATNMPFGDKGIFAERCYLHRSYIVAARSDAAPLDSTLLSVDEPMRSILTIDVDGVSYVLAGGEGHPASEQVDSAERYRRLSGFARDRLGAGDIAFRWSTQDAMPADGLPYVGRLSPELRHVHVITGLRKWGLTNGTAAGLILRDTLCGTRNPWAAVFDSTRAVRARGATPAAAGDVAPPSPEPGATVPIRSDLVRGSGRVVDVDGAKTAVYVSLAGKVSAVSAVCTHLGCTVEFNPADVTWDCPCHGSRFSTDGTVIQGPATRNLGSGQAPA; translated from the coding sequence GTGACTGAGCAGCTTGCAGGCAGGCGTGGTTCACTGTGGGCGGCCACCGGCAGGCCGACGCAGTACGCCGGCCTCAGCGAGGCCATCGACGTTGATGTGGCCGTGATCGGTGGCGGGATAGCCGGGCTGACCGCGGCACTGGCCCTCAAACGGGCCGGGCAAGCTGTGGCAGTACTGGAAGCGGCCCGGGTGGGCACCGGAGTCACCGGGAACACTACCGGCAAGGTCACGTCCCTGCACCGGCTGGCCTACACGGAACTTGCCGGACGGCACGGACCCGAGGCAGCACGCATCTACGGACAGGCCAACGAAGCCGCGATTGAGCATGTGGCAGTCACGGTGGCGAACGAAGGAATCGACTGCGGCTTCCGGTGGGTATCCAACTACACCTACGCCGAATCGGAGCGCACGCTCGCCCTGGTCCGGGAGGAGGCAGCGCTCGCCGGGAGGTTCGGGCTTCCGGCATCGTTCACTACCGAGGTGCCGCTGCCGTTCCGGGTCAACGGTGCAGTCCGCTTCGATAACCAGGCGCAGCTCCACGCGCTCAGGTACGTGCAGGGACTGGCCCGCGCGGTGGACGGGGATGGCAGCTTTGTCTTCGAGGACTCGCCCGCCACCGGGTTCCGGGACGGGTCGCCGGCCGTCGTCGACACGGAGCGGGGCGCGGTCCGCGCGAAGGAAATCATCGTGGCCACGAATATGCCGTTCGGGGACAAAGGAATCTTTGCTGAGCGGTGCTACCTGCACCGCTCGTATATCGTTGCCGCCCGCAGCGACGCCGCCCCTTTGGATTCCACCCTCCTCAGCGTGGACGAGCCAATGCGATCCATCCTGACGATCGACGTCGACGGCGTCAGCTACGTCCTTGCCGGCGGTGAAGGACACCCCGCCTCGGAGCAGGTTGACTCCGCGGAGCGGTACCGGCGGCTCAGCGGATTTGCCCGGGACCGCCTGGGTGCCGGGGACATCGCCTTCCGCTGGTCCACGCAGGACGCCATGCCTGCGGACGGGCTGCCCTACGTCGGCCGCCTGTCCCCGGAGTTGCGGCACGTCCACGTGATCACGGGTCTGCGCAAATGGGGGCTGACCAACGGAACGGCCGCGGGCCTGATCCTTCGGGACACGCTGTGCGGCACGCGCAACCCGTGGGCGGCGGTATTCGACAGCACCCGGGCTGTCCGCGCACGAGGCGCCACGCCGGCCGCTGCCGGGGATGTCGCGCCGCCTTCCCCCGAGCCGGGCGCCACCGTTCCCATTCGGTCGGACCTCGTCCGGGGTTCAGGAAGGGTGGTGGACGTGGACGGAGCAAAGACCGCCGTTTACGTCAGCCTCGCCGGAAAGGTCAGCGCGGTCTCGGCCGTCTGCACGCACCTGGGCTGCACCGTGGAGTTCAACCCCGCGGACGTCACCTGGGACTGCCCGTGCCACGGCTCCCGGTTCAGCACCGACGGTACCGTGATCCAGGGCCCCGCCACCCGGAACCTTGGTTCCGGTCAGGCGCCCGCCTAG
- a CDS encoding HhH-GPD-type base excision DNA repair protein, producing MELHITGDPAADKLLSDDAFALLTGMLLDQQVTMESAFAGPEKIRTRIGSMDPAAIAGYDPQEFVEMFKERPAVHRFPGSMAGRVQALAETVHQDWNGDATAIWTQGDPDGPEVLRRLKALPGFGEQKAKIFLALLGKQCGLTADGWREAAGHYGQEDAYLSVADIVDPESLVKVRASKQAAKAAAKAAKTAGD from the coding sequence ATGGAACTGCACATCACAGGGGACCCCGCGGCGGACAAACTACTCAGCGATGACGCGTTCGCGCTGCTCACCGGAATGCTGCTTGACCAGCAGGTGACCATGGAGTCGGCGTTTGCCGGACCTGAAAAGATCCGGACGCGGATCGGTTCCATGGACCCTGCGGCGATCGCCGGGTACGACCCGCAGGAATTCGTCGAGATGTTCAAGGAGCGTCCGGCCGTGCACCGCTTCCCCGGCTCCATGGCTGGCCGCGTCCAGGCGCTCGCGGAGACCGTTCACCAGGATTGGAACGGGGATGCCACAGCCATCTGGACGCAGGGTGACCCCGACGGGCCGGAGGTGTTGCGCCGGTTGAAGGCCCTGCCCGGATTCGGCGAGCAAAAGGCGAAGATCTTCCTTGCGCTGCTGGGGAAGCAGTGCGGACTCACTGCTGATGGCTGGCGCGAAGCGGCCGGACACTACGGCCAGGAAGACGCCTACCTGTCTGTGGCGGACATTGTGGATCCGGAGTCGCTGGTCAAAGTGCGCGCCAGCAAGCAGGCAGCCAAGGCCGCTGCCAAGGCCGCGAAGACCGCCGGGGACTGA
- a CDS encoding HoxN/HupN/NixA family nickel/cobalt transporter, with product MATLTGFAAMYREREQLPLRTRLLFAFGAVAALHLAAVVLLLVSSAGAVQPLGLGLVLTAYLAGIKHSYDWDHLAAIDNSTRKFVAQHKDPVSVGFAFSLGHSSVVILTGVLVVGGAAMVGQFMEDGTTGNLVLGLIGSGVSGLFLLAIGLFNGSAFLQAAQAYRNVQGGGELREGDLEAKGFVARLLAKPLSRVQRPRNIYVIGFLFGLGFDTATTIGLLVMTTAASLAGVSPLALLALPLAFTAAMTLCDTVNGVAMMRMYRSAIHNPQRKLGFNALITGISAVSALFISAITLGGFFNAAFGLEDPLTSWLGAVDLGEAGLLLVAVLLAVWGAAVWRGRLKGASTAA from the coding sequence ATGGCCACGCTGACCGGGTTCGCCGCGATGTACCGGGAGCGGGAGCAGCTGCCGCTCCGGACCCGGCTGCTCTTCGCCTTTGGTGCGGTGGCCGCGCTGCATCTTGCCGCCGTCGTACTGTTGCTTGTCAGTTCGGCGGGTGCCGTGCAACCGCTGGGGCTGGGGCTGGTGCTCACCGCGTACCTGGCGGGCATCAAACACAGTTACGACTGGGACCACCTCGCTGCGATCGACAATTCGACGCGGAAGTTCGTGGCCCAGCACAAGGACCCGGTGAGCGTCGGGTTCGCGTTCAGCCTGGGCCACAGTTCGGTGGTGATCCTCACCGGAGTCCTGGTGGTGGGCGGCGCCGCCATGGTGGGCCAGTTCATGGAGGACGGCACCACCGGAAACCTGGTCCTGGGCCTGATCGGCAGCGGCGTCTCCGGGCTGTTCCTGCTCGCCATTGGCCTGTTCAACGGCTCGGCGTTCCTGCAGGCAGCGCAGGCCTACCGGAACGTGCAGGGCGGCGGCGAGCTGCGGGAGGGGGACCTTGAAGCGAAGGGATTCGTGGCACGCCTGCTGGCCAAACCGCTGTCCAGGGTCCAGCGGCCGCGCAACATCTACGTGATCGGCTTCCTGTTCGGGCTGGGTTTCGATACCGCCACCACCATCGGGCTTTTGGTGATGACGACGGCGGCATCCCTCGCCGGAGTCTCTCCGCTGGCACTGCTGGCGCTGCCGCTGGCGTTCACTGCGGCCATGACCTTGTGCGACACGGTCAACGGTGTCGCCATGATGCGGATGTACCGGTCAGCGATCCACAATCCGCAGCGCAAACTCGGGTTCAACGCCCTGATCACCGGGATCTCTGCCGTGTCCGCACTGTTCATTTCAGCCATCACCCTGGGCGGCTTCTTCAATGCGGCCTTTGGCCTGGAGGATCCCCTCACCAGCTGGCTGGGCGCCGTGGACCTGGGCGAGGCCGGACTGCTGCTGGTGGCCGTCCTGCTGGCGGTGTGGGGCGCTGCGGTGTGGCGCGGGCGGTTGAAAGGCGCTTCAACGGCCGCGTAG
- a CDS encoding urease accessory protein UreD — protein sequence MSTTAAVPAAVCAPMGELELRIEHRGASSVAAHQYHRGALRILRPHYLDDSGQVCYVLVNPGGAYLGADRYVIDVEVGDGAKLLLTTQSATKIYRTPGSFAEQRMSLRLGEGAQLELAPDQLIAYREASYRQNTRITVRPSSSLVMAEVVTPGWSPDGASFRYEELRLRTEIHVEVDSGTELLALDNLLIRPPLGDVTGMGFMEGYSHLGSLVVVDGRVDQALADELHALTAGHDACTGVSLTASVGGTTGLVLRSLSNSTEELNRLLGACSAALRERWYGQAPLNLRKY from the coding sequence ATGAGCACGACGGCGGCCGTTCCTGCCGCGGTTTGCGCACCGATGGGGGAGCTCGAGCTGCGCATCGAGCATCGCGGGGCCAGCTCCGTGGCCGCGCATCAGTACCATCGGGGCGCCTTGCGGATCCTACGGCCGCACTACTTGGATGACTCCGGGCAGGTTTGTTATGTCCTCGTGAATCCGGGCGGCGCCTACCTTGGGGCCGATCGCTACGTCATTGACGTGGAGGTCGGGGACGGGGCGAAGCTCCTGCTGACCACCCAGTCCGCCACGAAAATCTACCGGACTCCCGGGTCCTTTGCCGAACAGCGGATGAGCCTGCGGCTGGGGGAGGGGGCGCAGTTGGAGCTGGCCCCGGACCAGCTGATCGCGTACCGGGAGGCCAGCTACCGGCAGAACACCCGCATCACCGTGCGGCCGTCGTCGAGCCTGGTCATGGCTGAAGTGGTCACGCCGGGGTGGTCGCCGGACGGGGCCTCGTTCCGGTACGAGGAACTGCGGCTCCGCACCGAGATCCACGTGGAGGTGGACAGCGGCACCGAACTGCTGGCGCTGGACAACTTGCTGATCCGGCCGCCCCTCGGCGATGTCACCGGCATGGGCTTCATGGAGGGCTACAGCCACCTGGGTTCGCTGGTAGTGGTGGACGGCCGGGTGGACCAGGCACTGGCCGACGAGCTCCACGCGCTGACTGCCGGGCACGATGCCTGCACCGGGGTGTCACTGACTGCATCCGTCGGCGGAACCACCGGCCTGGTGCTGCGGTCGCTCTCCAACTCGACGGAGGAACTCAACCGTTTGCTGGGCGCCTGCTCCGCCGCGCTGCGGGAGCGCTGGTACGGGCAGGCTCCCCTGAACCTGAGGAAATACTGA